In Dermacentor albipictus isolate Rhodes 1998 colony chromosome 6, USDA_Dalb.pri_finalv2, whole genome shotgun sequence, the following proteins share a genomic window:
- the LOC139060806 gene encoding protein enabled-like isoform X2: MLSEPRRSQQQQQQQQQQQQRSSHEDGHQSSSNGRRQPNGAVLSNGHHQAAWQNSYNRPPSRHNQQHSHHHHQQQLLQQQQQQQQQHIHQHHHQGPRRPSSPSDETSSSSDDREEMARSLVRRPGGGGGHANKHWAPVGGHDFRGTLRSTRSVPALALATWDGEPCPVHGHGPAAFYPPGHGHPPPPATPQQGMPPPPPMSAQASMRRFGSMFDVRPGFYPLTPLDRKSMHGSMSVLNVPPPLPPVLPPVGGPPLPPMGPPPFLPPPHLMPPMMRPRPYVYPAEPLPTRDPYRSKTPVLQQPKMEQDYYSVDQVCCKGHLIVLWIILAVVTIGVILGIILGVTVT; this comes from the exons ATGTTGTCTGAGCCGCGGCgttcgcagcagcagcagcagcagcagcagcagcagcagcagcgctccTCGCATGAGGACGGTCACCAGTCCTCGTCCAATGGACGCCGCCAGCCCAACGGAGCAGTTCTGAGCAACGGACACCATCAGGCCGCCTGGCAGAACAGCTACAACAGGCCGCCCAG CCGGCATAACCAGCAGCACAGCCACCACCACcatcagcagcagctgctgcagcagcagcagcaacagcagcaacagcacatccaccagcaccaccaccaggGACCGCGGCGTCCGTCGTCGCCGTCGGACGAGACCAGCAGCTCGTCGGACGACCGCGAGGAGATGGCGCGTTCGCTGGTGCGGAGACCCGGAGGAGGGGGAGGGCACGCCAACAAACACTGGGCGCCGGTCGGCGGCCACGACTTCCGCGGAACGCTCAG GTCCACGCGCAGCGTCCCGGCCCTGGCCCTGGCCACGTGGGACGGCGAGCCGTGCCCCGTTCACGGCCATGGCCCGGCCGCCTTCTACCCGCCGGGGCACGGACACCCGCCACCTCCGGCCACTCCGCAGCAGGGCATGCCACCACCCCCACCCATGTCGGCTCAGGCGTCCATGAGGAG GTTCGGCTCCATGTTCGACGTGCGGCCCGGGTTCTACCCGCTGACGCCGCTGGACCGCAAGTCGATGCACGGTTCCATGAGCGTGCTCAACGTGCCCCCGCCTCTTCCCCCCGTGCTGCCCCCGGTGGGCGGTCCACCCCTGCCCCCCATGGGCCCGCCGCCGTTCCTGCCCCCTCCGCACCTGATGCCCCCCATGATGCGGCCCCGGCCGTATGTGTACCCCGCTGAGCCGCTTCCCACCCGGGACCCATACCGCTCCAAGACGcccgtcctgcagcagcccaagATGGAGCAGGACTACTACTCGGTGGACCAG
- the LOC139060806 gene encoding protein enabled-like isoform X1: protein MPSKQRFPDGSSDEDGFYADSVTSQSAWRRSRFHCDPGPGMLSEPRRSQQQQQQQQQQQQRSSHEDGHQSSSNGRRQPNGAVLSNGHHQAAWQNSYNRPPSRHNQQHSHHHHQQQLLQQQQQQQQQHIHQHHHQGPRRPSSPSDETSSSSDDREEMARSLVRRPGGGGGHANKHWAPVGGHDFRGTLRSTRSVPALALATWDGEPCPVHGHGPAAFYPPGHGHPPPPATPQQGMPPPPPMSAQASMRRFGSMFDVRPGFYPLTPLDRKSMHGSMSVLNVPPPLPPVLPPVGGPPLPPMGPPPFLPPPHLMPPMMRPRPYVYPAEPLPTRDPYRSKTPVLQQPKMEQDYYSVDQVCCKGHLIVLWIILAVVTIGVILGIILGVTVT, encoded by the exons ATGCCTTCAAAGCAGCGGTTTCCCGATGGCTCCTCCGACGAAGACGGTTTCTACGCTGACTCCGTGACCTCCCAGAGCGCGTGGCGAAGGTCCAGATTTCACT GTGACCCTGGCCCTGGGATGTTGTCTGAGCCGCGGCgttcgcagcagcagcagcagcagcagcagcagcagcagcagcgctccTCGCATGAGGACGGTCACCAGTCCTCGTCCAATGGACGCCGCCAGCCCAACGGAGCAGTTCTGAGCAACGGACACCATCAGGCCGCCTGGCAGAACAGCTACAACAGGCCGCCCAG CCGGCATAACCAGCAGCACAGCCACCACCACcatcagcagcagctgctgcagcagcagcagcaacagcagcaacagcacatccaccagcaccaccaccaggGACCGCGGCGTCCGTCGTCGCCGTCGGACGAGACCAGCAGCTCGTCGGACGACCGCGAGGAGATGGCGCGTTCGCTGGTGCGGAGACCCGGAGGAGGGGGAGGGCACGCCAACAAACACTGGGCGCCGGTCGGCGGCCACGACTTCCGCGGAACGCTCAG GTCCACGCGCAGCGTCCCGGCCCTGGCCCTGGCCACGTGGGACGGCGAGCCGTGCCCCGTTCACGGCCATGGCCCGGCCGCCTTCTACCCGCCGGGGCACGGACACCCGCCACCTCCGGCCACTCCGCAGCAGGGCATGCCACCACCCCCACCCATGTCGGCTCAGGCGTCCATGAGGAG GTTCGGCTCCATGTTCGACGTGCGGCCCGGGTTCTACCCGCTGACGCCGCTGGACCGCAAGTCGATGCACGGTTCCATGAGCGTGCTCAACGTGCCCCCGCCTCTTCCCCCCGTGCTGCCCCCGGTGGGCGGTCCACCCCTGCCCCCCATGGGCCCGCCGCCGTTCCTGCCCCCTCCGCACCTGATGCCCCCCATGATGCGGCCCCGGCCGTATGTGTACCCCGCTGAGCCGCTTCCCACCCGGGACCCATACCGCTCCAAGACGcccgtcctgcagcagcccaagATGGAGCAGGACTACTACTCGGTGGACCAG